The window GCTCCAGATTCTTTTCTTTGTACTCTTCAGTTTGCTATATATGGCCATTGTGATGGGAAATCTTCTAATTGTGCTCACAGTGATCTTGGAACCTCTCCTACACACACCCATGTATATAATGCTGAGTAACCTTTCAATCCTTGATATATGCCTGGCCACCTTTGCGACCCCTAAGATGATCATTGACTTTCTTACAGAGTTAAAGACCATCTCCTTTGAGGGTTGCATGACCCAGGTATTCTTGCTTCATGTCTTTGCTGGTGGTGAGATGGTGCTCCTTGTAGCTATGGCATATGATAGATATGTGGCCATATGCAAACCCCTTCACTATGCAACCATTATGAGTTTGAACAAATGCAAAGGGCTTTTGGTGGCTTCATGGGTAATTGGGATCCTGCATTCCCTGAGCCAGCTGGCCTTCACTATAAATTTGCCCTTCTGTGGCCCCAATATAGTAGACAGTTATTATTGTGATCTTACTTTGGTCATCAAACTTGCCTGCACTGATACTTATGTTCCAGAAATACTGATGCTCTTGGACAGTGGTCTAATGGGAGTGACCTCTTTCCTCCTTGTGCTTATTTCCTATGCTGTCATTCTGGTCACTGTACAACATCATTCATCAGCTGGTATGGCTAAGGCACATGCTACATTGACTTCACATATCACTGTGGTGACTCTTTTCTTTGGACCTTGCATATTTATTTATGTCTGGCCTTTTAGCAGCTTGCCAGTAGACAAGGTCTTCTCTGTGTTCTCTACTATTTTTGCTCCGATATTGAATCCAATAATATACACTCTGAGAAATAAAGAGGTGAAGACAGCCATGCAGAAACTGAAAAGCCAGTCTATAAGTGTCAGGCAGATTTTTCAGCTGACCCCAGTTTTGACTAACAAAATGCCTTGAACAGATCTTCAAATTTATTTGAGCtactctgcttttctttctttcccacaataaattttttctttaaccttttttatttacttataaaaCAGAGAAAGGTAATATATAAGGAAAGGTGAAATTAGAATAAAAACTGTATGAAAAGCCCAAatctatttctttgttgttgttcagtcatgtctgactttttctgatctgatttagggttttcttggcaaagatagtagagtggttcaccattccttctctagctcattttacagataaggaaactgaggtaaacagggttaagtgatttgcttagggtcacactactagtaagtatCCTGAGCCtagttttgaattcaggaaaaagaatcttcctgactctatccctGATGCCCTATTCATTGCATAATCTAGTTGCCCCAATCTAATCCTATCCAGCTACCATTGCATAGATTTTATAGAATTTCATAAATTGAATATTTCTTAAGACAATTATTCTATCATTTATTACATCTGATGAATCAAACAGTCACTAAAATTGAGAAAAgtataagatcaaatgagaggcTCCCAGAACAGGTATTTATGAAACATGTAATTCCTGTTAAAGATGTTTTGTCAGTGTGTATGAATCAATATCCTTCCACTCCACCTCAGACAGGAGCAAAGATGGTGACGGCCTGGATCTTACAATCACTCACAAATTCACCACCTTCTTGTTCAAGCATTCTTAACTTCCCTTATCTAGCCATAATTCTTTGACTTTCCACATATCCCTCTGCTTTCCCTTCCCAAATTCTACTCTTCATCCACAAAGTATTCTCTAATTCCTCAACCCCTTAGTTCTATCCCAGACCAATATCCCTGAATGAAccactctctcttcttccccacctTGATTCCTTGACAAACCAGTTCAATTCTAGACTGCACTCTTGAATCTCTTGCTCCCTTATAATATCATTGATAACATCATTACAACCCTCAGTCTTGGATCACTTTCACAATCTTCCCCTTTCAGTCCTACACATCTGCTGCTAAATGAAAGTGGAGAAAATCATTACAATCATTCTGACTAGGTCCACTAGAAATTTATGTTGCATAGGCTCAATTGGGCCCTTCCTACTACTAGGCAATCTATCTATACCACCCTTATCAACTTACTATCCGTCTTTCTACAATGGTTCTTATAAACCTCTTCATGCCTCATCAAATTTCCCATGGCTCACACACTCTCAGCAAAAGAATTTGTCTCATATTTTATAGGGAAAAAGTGAGTCCATTTTCTGTGATCTCGCTCTTTTCCCTGTGTCCCCATAATACATCATTCATGTACCTTTTCCCACTATCTCTTCCACCTCTGTCTCACATCAAGAAATTGCCTTACTTCTTACTAAGGCAAATCCCTCTACTTGCATAAATGATTCCAGTCCATCCTATCTCCCCCAACAGATTGTCCCCTTTATCATCCCCTTTATTTCACTCATCTCTTATCTTtagtctctccctgtctactgactCTTTCCCTGCTGCCTAGAACCATGTCTATATCTCCTTCCTCATCAAAATCTTTCACCTGATCCTTCCATTCATGCTAAttatcattctatatctcttttgttctttgtggttaaactccttaagaaggctgtcaactttctcttctttcactctcttcttgcagtttggcttccaacctcatcatttcacCAAAATTGTTCTCTTTACTTACCAAATCTTCCTGGATTTGAACacgtctttctgactcaaggtgcacctctctattcactgtaccacttatctTCCTCATGTTTAGGCTTGGAAGAAATCTTGAAATCCAGGAGGTTCTGAAATTCTATCTAGTTGGAACTGGGAGCAGCAAGAGATGAGCCCCTGACAGTTACTACAGGGTTATTGGAGAAGTTGACCTCTGGGTTGGTCCAAGAGTAGTTGTTTTACCAATAAACATGTACTGGGCATTTGAAGAAAGTAAAGCTGAagtgaaatataaaatacctaaatATTAAGCTTAAAAAGTGCGAAATATTTATAGGATTTTAAGCATCATCCTCTCAGTAGATTCTTAGAGTAGTCATGTTATAGACTCCTATTGTTGTgattgttgctttttgtttttgtcaaatatgcTATcgtcttttatttttaacatttcttctgAATGTAGGCATAAATTATCTGTCCCATACTTGATTCTGACAGATATCAGGTAACACCCTGCTTTCCAGAGCTAAgtcccagcaagcaagctgttcTCTGAGCTTGGCAAAACAACAATCATTTgtgctcaccctctggatgatctcaccgtCTGGCAAAATCACATTGCTTTAACaagcaccaggtgttctctgagctcagACAAGCACTGGACAAACTCGGACAAGTACCCATGTTTCAGTCTTGAAGTCCTGCTATAAATCAAACTTGTCAAATTATTGCTGTTGCTCCTCATTTTCAGGGCTACAGGTCATGGCATAGACGttgtattgagatctccccacactgcctcaGGTCCCCCAACCAGGGGCAAGGCCCCTGCACATGTGTCTGACTGCCCTCCTTGCCTGCAAGCAATTTTCCTTACTTTGAAGTTAAACTCCTATTTGATTCCTGACTCTTTTGTCTCTAGCCTTCCCTGTTCAGCTCAAGCCATCCATAGGTTAGAGACTGGTTCTGTCCCATTGACAAGTCATATGGTACATTGAGtaacttccttctctcccttttgggaaaaaaatctttgatactcaaaacccttcataacctagaaTTCCTTATCTTTCCACTCTTCTTACTCTTTAAACTTCCCTCCTCCCATGTATACTTTATTTCTCAACttcagacattttcttttttaaattgattgaatattttattttttccaattacatgtaaaacattttcaaaatttattatttttgaaagtttgaaatccaaattctctttctccctccttctgctTCCCCTCCTTGACaaggcaagaaatctgatatagattatacctgtgcagtaatgcaaaacatatttccatattagtcaagttgcTTGcagaggaatttgggagagcttaggCAAGTCCTTGCCTTTTTCCTGACATCTTGTCTCcatgctaaagaaaaaaatgaatggactCCAGACATTTTCCCTGACTATGTCTCAAATGAGGGtgctctccctccttgtctctgcctcctaacttccctggctTACTTCATGTCCCAGATAAAAtgctttctacaggaagcttttctgaACTCCCCTTCATTCTTATATATTCACTACAGAGGAAAATTATAGTTCCTGAATTGTTAGTATTCTCTGAAATAAGAATACAAAATCAAGAGGCAACATAGCATTGTGGATATGGAATtagacctgaagttaggaagctCTCAGTTAAAAATCTGCCTCTGATATAAAAAGCTATGCAACTATGGGCAAGGTGCTTACCCCTTGAATCAGAGGGTTCTTGGATAAACCAGGATATCAGgaaacttggatggggaaaatatccttaattttttatttttcaattgaaatgtacatttctttcaattatttaaaaacattttcccccGAGGAGTCCAAAGACTTTGTCaggcccccccccacacacacacacatacgcacacatatatacacacaggttAAGAACATCTGAACTATTATTTTACTGAGGAGAATGACCCTGGGTATTCAATTCCCATTCTCTAAATATATCTCAGAAGTATTACTATTGGAAACTATTCATAACCTTTAAGAATCACAAGAC is drawn from Dromiciops gliroides isolate mDroGli1 chromosome 2, mDroGli1.pri, whole genome shotgun sequence and contains these coding sequences:
- the LOC122738518 gene encoding olfactory receptor 4K15-like, which produces MDQENHSRVTEFVLVGLSTSWELQILFFVLFSLLYMAIVMGNLLIVLTVILEPLLHTPMYIMLSNLSILDICLATFATPKMIIDFLTELKTISFEGCMTQVFLLHVFAGGEMVLLVAMAYDRYVAICKPLHYATIMSLNKCKGLLVASWVIGILHSLSQLAFTINLPFCGPNIVDSYYCDLTLVIKLACTDTYVPEILMLLDSGLMGVTSFLLVLISYAVILVTVQHHSSAGMAKAHATLTSHITVVTLFFGPCIFIYVWPFSSLPVDKVFSVFSTIFAPILNPIIYTLRNKEVKTAMQKLKSQSISVRQIFQLTPVLTNKMP